The proteins below come from a single Candidatus Palauibacter soopunensis genomic window:
- the ribD gene encoding bifunctional diaminohydroxyphosphoribosylaminopyrimidine deaminase/5-amino-6-(5-phosphoribosylamino)uracil reductase RibD codes for MTGRGFDPIAGAPPSRTEDLRHMREALAVAPRGQGRVSPNPLVGAVVARGNQVFGTGWHAEYGGDHAEVMALREAGPRAEGATLYVTLEPCRHTGQTPPCTAAIIRSGVRRVVIACRDPNPEARQGAEELRQAGLDVEIGIEANAAKRLNAAFLWFHRQWVPFASLKLALSLDAKLGEESVRTPVTGIRALDEVHRLRSCHDAILIGSNTIAIDDPLLTARGEVVPRVPPVRAVLDSTLRLRPSSQLVRTAAQAPVWVFADPDSDGFEERADPLREAGVEVIGVARSEDHRLDLSAVWNEMAIRGVISVLVEGGGQVAASLLRGGHIQRIHAFIAPMFYGRDGVPAFPGLEPSTQGDWLPMQRESLGQDTQIVFEHRQLQETLDNL; via the coding sequence GACGGGGCGGGGATTCGACCCCATCGCCGGGGCGCCGCCGAGCCGTACCGAGGACCTGCGGCACATGCGCGAGGCGCTGGCCGTGGCGCCGCGCGGGCAGGGCCGCGTGTCGCCCAATCCGCTCGTGGGCGCCGTCGTGGCCCGCGGGAATCAGGTCTTCGGCACGGGGTGGCACGCCGAGTACGGCGGCGACCATGCGGAGGTCATGGCGCTGCGGGAGGCGGGGCCGCGCGCGGAGGGCGCAACGCTTTACGTCACGCTCGAGCCGTGCCGCCATACCGGGCAGACGCCCCCGTGCACCGCCGCCATCATCCGCTCCGGCGTGCGGCGCGTCGTAATCGCCTGCCGAGATCCCAATCCGGAGGCGCGCCAGGGGGCGGAGGAACTGCGGCAGGCCGGACTGGACGTCGAAATCGGGATCGAGGCGAACGCCGCGAAACGGCTGAATGCGGCCTTCCTCTGGTTTCACCGGCAGTGGGTGCCCTTCGCTTCGCTCAAACTCGCGCTCTCGCTCGACGCGAAGCTCGGAGAGGAAAGCGTTCGCACGCCGGTGACGGGGATACGGGCGCTGGACGAGGTCCACCGTCTCCGCTCCTGCCACGATGCCATCCTGATCGGCTCAAACACGATCGCGATCGATGACCCGCTGCTCACGGCCCGCGGCGAGGTCGTGCCCCGGGTACCGCCGGTACGGGCCGTCCTGGACTCCACCCTCAGACTCCGCCCTTCGAGCCAGCTCGTGCGGACGGCTGCTCAGGCCCCCGTGTGGGTCTTTGCCGATCCCGACTCGGACGGATTCGAGGAGCGCGCGGACCCGCTCCGCGAAGCGGGCGTGGAAGTCATCGGAGTCGCGCGGAGCGAGGACCACAGACTGGACCTCAGCGCCGTCTGGAACGAAATGGCCATCCGCGGCGTGATCTCGGTGCTTGTCGAGGGTGGGGGTCAGGTCGCCGCATCGTTGCTTCGCGGGGGACACATCCAGAGGATCCATGCCTTCATCGCCCCCATGTTCTACGGACGGGACGGCGTGCCGGCGTTTCCCGGCCTCGAGCCGTCGACGCAGGGCGACTGGCTGCCCATGCAGCGAGAGTCGCTGGGGCAGGATACGCAGATCGTGTTCGAGCACCGCCAACTCCAGGAAACCCTGGACAACCTCTGA
- a CDS encoding riboflavin synthase: protein MFTGIIRAVGEVAGREHRQAALRLTIARVPFLDSLRDGDSVSLAGVCTTVVALREETFDVDIVEATLERTTIGSWRVGDPVNLEPALCAGDPLGGHMVQGHIDGVGTVAAARWEGESGLLEIELPDGLESVTVSQGSFAVDGVSLTVNHLTGTIARFAIIPYTWTHTTLGRLASGARVNLEADLIGKHVARALRPHVAPVDS, encoded by the coding sequence GTGTTCACTGGAATCATACGGGCGGTCGGCGAGGTCGCGGGCCGGGAACACCGGCAGGCGGCACTCCGGCTGACGATCGCCCGCGTCCCGTTCCTCGACAGCCTCCGCGACGGGGATTCGGTGTCGCTTGCGGGCGTGTGCACGACGGTCGTCGCTCTCCGGGAGGAGACGTTTGATGTCGACATCGTCGAGGCCACCCTGGAGCGAACCACGATCGGGAGCTGGCGGGTCGGGGATCCCGTGAACCTCGAGCCCGCGCTGTGCGCCGGGGATCCGCTGGGCGGGCACATGGTACAGGGACACATCGATGGGGTGGGAACGGTGGCGGCGGCGAGGTGGGAAGGCGAGTCGGGCCTGCTCGAGATCGAACTCCCCGACGGCCTCGAGAGCGTGACCGTGTCGCAGGGCTCCTTCGCGGTCGATGGCGTGAGTCTCACGGTCAACCACCTGACGGGGACCATCGCGCGTTTCGCCATCATCCCATATACATGGACCCATACCACCCTGGGGCGCCTCGCGTCAGGCGCGAGAGTCAACCTCGAGGCGGACCTGATCGGCAAGCACGTGGCTCGTGCCCTCCGACCGCACGTGGCCCCCGTGGACTCCTGA
- a CDS encoding bifunctional 3,4-dihydroxy-2-butanone-4-phosphate synthase/GTP cyclohydrolase II gives MPTDTVEAAIERIRSGGLVIIADDEDRENEGDLVCAAALATPEAINFMARHARGLICLTMPDEMADRLDLPLMTDDRLADPNKTAFTVSIDARQDFGVSTGISAQDRARTIRVAVDPQTRPTDLMRPGHIFPLRSRPGGVLQRVGQTEASVDLARLAGLTPAGVICEILNEDGTMARRPELEKFAAEHDLPFITVAALVSYRLRTESLVRRVAEADLPTPWGDFRIVGYANEVDGREHVALVRGDVAGAEDVLVRVHSRCLTGDVFHSHRCDCGSQLEAAMRMVVEADAGVIVYLDQEGRGIGLLNKLRAYELQDEGHDTVEANEALGFPPDLRNYGIGAQILVDLGLHSIRIMTNNPKKLAGLEGFGLVIRDRVPLELGEIDDRLIRYLRTKREKLGHLTGSA, from the coding sequence ATGCCCACAGACACGGTGGAAGCCGCGATCGAGCGCATCCGCAGCGGTGGACTCGTGATCATCGCTGACGATGAGGATCGCGAGAACGAGGGGGATCTCGTCTGCGCGGCGGCGCTCGCGACGCCCGAGGCGATCAACTTCATGGCGAGGCATGCCCGGGGGCTCATATGCCTCACGATGCCCGATGAGATGGCCGACCGCCTCGATCTCCCGCTCATGACGGACGACCGGCTGGCGGACCCCAACAAGACGGCGTTCACCGTGTCGATCGACGCCCGCCAGGATTTCGGCGTGTCGACCGGGATCTCGGCGCAGGATCGCGCCCGCACCATCCGGGTCGCGGTGGATCCACAGACCCGGCCGACGGACCTCATGCGCCCGGGACACATCTTTCCGCTCCGCTCCCGGCCCGGCGGCGTGCTGCAGCGCGTGGGCCAGACGGAGGCTTCGGTCGATCTCGCCCGGCTGGCCGGGCTCACTCCAGCGGGTGTGATCTGCGAGATCCTGAACGAGGACGGGACGATGGCGCGCCGCCCGGAACTCGAGAAATTCGCGGCGGAGCACGACCTCCCCTTCATCACGGTGGCCGCCCTCGTCTCGTACCGCTTGCGCACGGAGAGTCTTGTGCGGCGCGTCGCGGAAGCGGATCTCCCCACGCCGTGGGGCGATTTCCGCATCGTCGGGTACGCGAACGAGGTGGATGGACGCGAACACGTCGCGCTCGTGCGCGGCGACGTGGCGGGTGCGGAGGATGTCCTTGTCCGCGTTCACTCCCGTTGCCTGACCGGCGATGTGTTCCACTCCCATCGCTGCGATTGCGGCAGCCAGCTCGAGGCCGCGATGCGGATGGTCGTGGAAGCCGACGCCGGGGTCATCGTCTACCTCGACCAGGAAGGGCGGGGGATCGGACTCCTGAACAAGCTCCGAGCCTACGAACTGCAGGACGAGGGCCACGACACGGTCGAGGCGAACGAGGCGTTGGGGTTTCCGCCGGACCTCCGGAACTACGGCATCGGGGCCCAGATCCTGGTTGATCTCGGGCTGCACTCGATCCGGATCATGACGAACAATCCGAAGAAGCTCGCGGGGCTGGAGGGGTTCGGCCTCGTGATCCGCGACCGTGTGCCGCTTGAGCTCGGCGAGATCGATGATCGGTTGATCCGCTATCTCCGCACGAAGCGGGAGAAGCTCGGGCACCTGACCGGATCCGCGTGA